A part of Desulfuribacillus alkaliarsenatis genomic DNA contains:
- a CDS encoding phosphonoacetaldehyde reductase translates to MTHFTYYNPVKIHFGVDIIQKLPAFIKSRNALVITSKGFKRRGTVDYIQSLSNRIVAIIDNVKPNPTLADVEEIYVSTNQIQFDLIIALGGGSVIDVAKAISVRPKSGSVNDLINIIKDNDCKLPYKITPIIAIPTTAGTGSEVTPWATIWDTKEMKKYSLHLKDLWCEACVCDPILTQSLPKDITIQTGLDALSHAVEAVINVNANPISNSYAIEATQEIITILPELVADLDSIQLRSQMMLASLKAGLAFSNTQTSIAHAISYYLTLHKSLPHGIACSITLPDIIDLAIGVNDELDKELFKMFGALSSVPMRKLFTKLQVSIDLRSYNILKDDLLSIRESLSHTSRAKNSILDVEGLFLKLESNV, encoded by the coding sequence ATGACGCACTTCACATATTACAATCCAGTTAAAATCCATTTTGGAGTAGATATAATACAAAAACTCCCAGCTTTTATAAAATCACGTAATGCTTTAGTTATTACTTCGAAAGGCTTTAAGCGTCGAGGTACAGTCGATTATATTCAATCACTGAGCAACCGGATTGTTGCAATAATAGATAATGTAAAGCCCAATCCAACCTTAGCAGATGTAGAAGAAATATATGTATCTACGAATCAAATACAATTCGATTTAATTATAGCTTTAGGTGGAGGTAGTGTTATTGATGTTGCTAAAGCTATTTCTGTACGACCGAAAAGTGGGTCTGTAAATGACTTAATAAACATTATAAAAGACAATGACTGCAAACTTCCTTATAAGATAACACCTATAATAGCGATACCTACTACTGCAGGAACAGGGAGTGAAGTGACACCTTGGGCGACAATCTGGGATACTAAGGAAATGAAAAAGTATTCTCTTCATTTAAAAGACCTGTGGTGTGAAGCTTGTGTGTGTGATCCAATTTTGACACAATCACTACCTAAAGACATTACAATTCAGACAGGCTTGGATGCTTTATCGCATGCTGTTGAGGCTGTTATTAATGTGAATGCTAATCCTATATCTAATAGCTATGCAATAGAAGCCACACAAGAAATTATTACCATATTGCCTGAATTAGTTGCTGATTTAGATAGTATTCAGCTTCGAAGTCAAATGATGTTAGCATCATTGAAAGCAGGGCTAGCGTTTTCTAATACCCAGACATCTATTGCACATGCCATATCATATTATTTAACACTTCATAAGAGTCTCCCACACGGTATTGCCTGTAGTATTACGCTACCAGATATTATAGATTTAGCTATAGGAGTTAATGATGAGTTAGATAAAGAGTTATTTAAGATGTTTGGAGCACTATCTAGTGTTCCTATGAGAAAACTGTTCACTAAGTTGCAAGTCTCTATCGATTTGAGAAGTTATAATATATTAAAGGACGATTTACTATCAATACGTGAGTCTCTATCGCATACCAGTAGAGCAAAAAACAGCATTCTTGATGTTGAAGGATTATTTCTAAAATTAGAATCTAACGTATAA
- the cysC gene encoding adenylyl-sulfate kinase yields MNKGFTIWLTGLSGAGKSTLAIEIEKFIKEQGKPVQVLDGDIIRNEVGNLFGYTREDRQKMGRVVRTIAKLLNDNGINVIVAAIAAYEEMRVANRDKIDNYIEVYVNCSIDTCIERDVKGLYKKALRGEAKHVVGIDDVYEVPEHFDIEVKTDIETVEESGKRIKDFILKHYIRNEITT; encoded by the coding sequence ATGAACAAGGGTTTTACAATATGGCTTACTGGTCTAAGTGGTGCAGGAAAAAGCACTCTTGCTATAGAAATCGAAAAATTTATCAAAGAGCAAGGAAAACCTGTACAGGTTCTTGATGGTGATATCATAAGAAATGAAGTAGGAAATTTGTTTGGGTACACAAGGGAAGATCGACAGAAAATGGGTCGGGTGGTTCGAACCATAGCTAAACTGCTAAATGATAATGGCATAAATGTTATAGTTGCTGCTATCGCAGCATATGAAGAGATGAGAGTAGCAAATCGAGATAAAATTGATAATTATATTGAAGTATACGTCAACTGTTCAATTGATACTTGCATAGAGCGCGATGTAAAGGGGTTATACAAAAAAGCTCTTAGAGGTGAAGCTAAGCATGTTGTTGGTATTGATGATGTCTATGAAGTACCAGAACATTTCGATATTGAAGTTAAAACTGACATCGAGACCGTAGAAGAAAGCGGAAAAAGAATAAAGGACTTTATATTGAAACATTATATCAGAAATGAAATAACTACTTAG
- the fliS gene encoding flagellar export chaperone FliS: protein MAMRNPYDVYKQQVRISENKKNMGKSAEKKEAEVTTLQQSENQSANQQTKGVENKVENKPVGNKNNVTAGKDIKTIQKENPYLFNTVMTATPEELTLLLYGGAVKFMKQTIACMKANNITEANTANQRAQAIFEELMCSLDQEGQPEMSQQLYNLYEYINYSLVDANIKKDPQIIEQMIEFTNELRSTWQEAIKLVRTKK, encoded by the coding sequence ATGGCAATGAGGAATCCCTATGATGTATATAAGCAACAAGTGAGAATATCTGAAAATAAAAAGAACATGGGGAAATCGGCAGAGAAAAAAGAGGCAGAAGTAACAACTCTACAACAATCAGAAAACCAAAGTGCAAATCAACAAACAAAGGGTGTAGAGAATAAAGTAGAGAATAAACCAGTTGGCAACAAGAATAATGTGACTGCAGGTAAAGATATAAAGACTATTCAGAAAGAAAACCCTTATTTGTTCAATACTGTTATGACTGCAACACCAGAGGAACTTACCCTTCTGTTATATGGTGGTGCTGTGAAATTTATGAAACAGACTATTGCCTGCATGAAAGCTAACAATATTACTGAAGCTAACACTGCAAATCAAAGAGCACAAGCAATTTTTGAAGAATTAATGTGTTCGTTAGATCAAGAAGGTCAACCAGAAATGTCACAACAGCTTTATAATTTGTATGAGTATATTAATTATAGCTTGGTAGACGCAAATATTAAAAAAGACCCTCAGATTATTGAGCAAATGATAGAGTTTACGAATGAGCTTCGTTCAACATGGCAAGAAGCAATCAAACTTGTTAGAACAAAAAAATAA
- a CDS encoding GNAT family N-acetyltransferase, with protein sequence MITIRNIEKEDKQQVLELIEIINQQDNLGYSLTDEWFEYVIKEAGEHIFVALDTTSLNCLSVHDSDKHQVVGLATCMIDSISKQSAQINIIIHPAYRKRGTGTALYNKIIQHIEPYPIVRLEAIAKKRLKQSVSFMENRKFKPAIYSWQMELGLTNVGNIKSSMPINQKIQLRPATELDFFEYRETMHSCFSHEISHIQYEQIFKDLSIKLYFYEMIEPQYSQGKIVVGMIAMQIRRNVSTGYLFDIAIKEAYRGNGYGRQMICEALNNLKQMNMHKAALIVEGTNKKALSLYSNLGFVIVDEDIIMEKMIVNN encoded by the coding sequence ATGATCACAATTCGTAATATAGAAAAAGAAGATAAACAGCAGGTTCTTGAATTAATCGAGATTATCAATCAACAAGATAACCTGGGATATTCGCTAACTGACGAATGGTTTGAATATGTAATTAAAGAAGCTGGAGAGCATATATTTGTTGCATTAGACACAACATCACTGAATTGTCTATCTGTACATGATAGTGATAAACATCAAGTTGTAGGGTTAGCTACATGTATGATTGATTCAATATCAAAGCAATCAGCTCAAATTAATATCATTATACACCCTGCTTACCGTAAGCGAGGAACAGGAACCGCTTTGTACAATAAAATAATACAGCATATTGAACCTTATCCCATAGTCAGATTAGAAGCAATTGCAAAGAAAAGACTTAAGCAATCAGTTAGTTTTATGGAAAATAGAAAATTTAAACCAGCAATCTACTCTTGGCAAATGGAACTAGGGTTAACGAATGTTGGAAATATAAAAAGTTCTATGCCTATTAATCAAAAAATTCAATTACGACCAGCGACAGAATTGGACTTTTTTGAATACAGAGAGACTATGCATAGTTGCTTTAGTCATGAAATATCCCACATCCAATATGAGCAAATATTTAAGGATTTAAGTATAAAACTTTATTTTTACGAAATGATTGAACCACAATATTCTCAAGGTAAAATTGTTGTTGGTATGATAGCGATGCAAATACGGCGTAATGTTTCTACTGGTTATTTGTTTGACATAGCGATTAAAGAGGCATACCGAGGTAATGGCTACGGTCGTCAGATGATTTGCGAAGCACTAAATAATTTAAAGCAAATGAATATGCATAAGGCAGCATTAATTGTTGAAGGTACTAATAAAAAAGCCTTATCACTTTATAGCAATTTAGGCTTTGTAATAGTGGATGAAGATATCATTATGGAGAAAATGATTGTTAACAATTAG
- a CDS encoding HAD-IB family phosphatase, translated as MKIHDTIFAFDLDGTVTKQEILPVLAKELNLYDEMSLLTKLTLDGSIDFKQSFRLRVEILKSIPISRIQEIVADIQLDSNIEAFIKQNRQRCVIVTGNLDVWIAPIIKRLECVSFSSIANVDGDRLLSIQEILLKNKAIFETRNQAKKVVAIGESYNDISMFTEADLGVAFGGIHDPVDELIQVSNYVVYDGGALCNLLETL; from the coding sequence ATGAAAATACACGATACAATATTTGCATTTGATTTAGATGGTACCGTAACGAAACAGGAAATTCTCCCTGTTCTTGCGAAAGAGCTGAATTTGTATGATGAAATGAGCCTACTAACAAAGTTAACTTTAGATGGTTCGATAGATTTCAAACAATCTTTTCGATTGAGAGTCGAAATATTAAAAAGTATTCCTATATCTAGAATTCAAGAAATTGTAGCTGATATCCAGCTAGATTCTAATATTGAAGCATTTATTAAACAAAATCGTCAAAGGTGTGTAATAGTAACAGGTAACCTAGATGTATGGATAGCGCCTATCATTAAACGGTTAGAATGTGTAAGTTTTTCATCGATAGCTAATGTTGATGGAGACCGCTTGTTAAGTATTCAAGAAATACTTCTTAAGAATAAAGCTATCTTTGAAACGAGAAATCAAGCTAAAAAAGTAGTTGCAATTGGTGAAAGTTATAATGATATATCTATGTTTACAGAAGCAGATTTAGGAGTAGCATTTGGTGGGATACATGATCCCGTTGATGAATTAATACAAGTATCAAACTATGTAGTGTATGATGGAGGTGCTCTATGCAATCTATTAGAAACGTTATAA
- a CDS encoding NTP transferase domain-containing protein, with amino-acid sequence MQSIRNVIIAAAGMGNRLGYGIPKCLVEVLGKKIIEYQLDLLKDVPNVRIVVGYREKQVLEDIKKIRKDIIFVRNPSFKDTTTLQSLYLATKGLEDSCIIMDGDTIYERESFNQFMKACEDNVPTIGVTSYISDEPVYAQVCNDSQYVVGFSRDIESGFEWANLALIQPSMLANNNTHVYQQLSKYLPMRAIHVKRLEIDTEHDLQVAIKTLNEHPNYV; translated from the coding sequence ATGCAATCTATTAGAAACGTTATAATAGCTGCTGCAGGTATGGGTAACCGGCTCGGATATGGTATCCCTAAATGTTTAGTAGAAGTACTTGGTAAAAAAATCATAGAATATCAATTAGATCTTTTGAAAGATGTACCAAATGTTAGAATAGTTGTGGGATATAGGGAAAAACAAGTGCTAGAGGATATTAAGAAAATTAGAAAAGATATAATTTTTGTTAGGAACCCTTCCTTTAAAGATACAACAACATTACAGAGTCTTTACCTTGCTACAAAAGGCCTGGAAGATTCTTGTATTATCATGGATGGAGATACCATTTATGAAAGGGAAAGCTTTAATCAATTCATGAAAGCTTGTGAAGATAATGTTCCTACAATTGGAGTAACATCATACATTTCCGATGAACCAGTCTATGCACAAGTTTGCAATGATAGTCAGTATGTTGTTGGGTTTAGCAGAGATATTGAATCAGGTTTTGAATGGGCTAATTTAGCTTTAATCCAACCGAGTATGTTAGCAAACAACAACACACATGTCTATCAGCAGCTAAGTAAATATCTTCCAATGAGGGCTATTCATGTTAAGCGATTAGAAATAGATACAGAACATGATTTGCAAGTTGCTATAAAAACATTAAATGAACACCCTAACTATGTATAG
- a CDS encoding class I SAM-dependent methyltransferase: protein MTRIKNKVISIDYEKANQFFENRANKYNEKYPYVSTMYQDSNPELTKLRDEYEKNKIFPMLEIDFESKILDVGCGVGRWADLLYKNGSIYLGVDFSNDLLELARKRITTIPGKVEFQHLAAQDIKNNNLVISGNFNRFIITGVLQYLNDADIEKCLQGIVSLADTNSIVYIKETVSIESRLTLNQFYSEELDVEYSAIYRNKEQYETIFEKTLIANGFRTIKRGYLYEDKVLNNRNETMQYFYILERK, encoded by the coding sequence ATGACAAGAATTAAAAATAAAGTTATTAGTATAGATTATGAAAAGGCAAATCAATTTTTTGAGAATAGAGCAAATAAATATAACGAAAAGTATCCGTATGTTTCTACTATGTATCAAGATTCTAACCCAGAACTTACAAAACTTAGAGATGAATACGAAAAAAACAAAATCTTTCCTATGCTAGAAATTGACTTCGAAAGTAAAATCCTGGATGTTGGTTGTGGTGTTGGAAGGTGGGCTGATCTACTTTACAAAAATGGTTCAATTTATTTAGGAGTTGATTTTAGTAATGATTTACTAGAACTAGCTCGAAAAAGAATTACAACAATCCCAGGTAAAGTAGAATTTCAGCATCTAGCAGCACAAGATATAAAAAACAATAACCTTGTGATTAGTGGTAATTTTAACAGATTTATCATTACCGGAGTGCTTCAATATCTAAATGATGCCGATATAGAAAAATGTTTACAAGGAATTGTTTCTTTAGCTGATACGAATAGCATTGTTTATATCAAAGAAACGGTGTCTATTGAAAGTCGTTTAACTTTAAATCAATTTTATTCTGAAGAATTAGATGTTGAATATAGTGCAATTTATCGAAATAAAGAACAATATGAAACAATTTTTGAAAAAACACTTATAGCAAATGGCTTTCGAACTATAAAAAGAGGTTATTTATACGAAGATAAAGTATTAAACAATCGGAATGAAACTATGCAATATTTTTATATTTTAGAAAGGAAGTAA
- a CDS encoding flagellin: MINVQGFSNGFGLEQQKAMLRMSTGTKINQAADNAAGLAISEKLRGQIRGESMATRNMADSQSLVRTAEGALNQTHSALQRMRELSVQANNGMLTNSDRQALQQEFSQLRDTVDAIGRDTQFNTQSLLDGSAELLNTTTNANGEGLEISIGNALSEQLGNITTGSSLAEVDLVSNPRASLRIIDEAISQISGNRANLGAIDNRLDISMNNSREAELNQAAADSRLRDADIAKSAMELQKFQIMQQTYFSTQRMNMGIMASSIDLLR, translated from the coding sequence ATGATTAATGTACAAGGCTTTAGTAATGGATTTGGACTAGAACAACAAAAAGCAATGTTGAGAATGAGCACAGGTACGAAAATAAACCAAGCTGCTGATAATGCTGCTGGTTTAGCTATTTCGGAAAAACTTAGAGGTCAAATTCGCGGCGAGAGTATGGCTACAAGGAACATGGCAGATAGTCAGTCTTTAGTCAGAACAGCTGAAGGGGCACTAAACCAAACTCACTCTGCCTTGCAACGTATGAGAGAGTTATCAGTTCAAGCCAATAATGGCATGCTTACAAACTCTGATCGCCAAGCTTTACAACAAGAATTCTCACAGTTGAGGGACACTGTAGATGCCATTGGAAGAGATACTCAGTTTAATACACAATCTCTGTTAGACGGAAGTGCCGAATTGCTAAATACTACAACCAATGCTAATGGGGAGGGCCTTGAAATCTCAATAGGAAATGCTTTGTCTGAGCAGCTTGGAAACATCACAACTGGGAGCTCACTAGCAGAAGTAGACTTAGTATCAAACCCTAGGGCATCACTTCGCATTATCGATGAAGCAATTTCTCAGATATCAGGTAACCGTGCTAACTTAGGTGCTATTGATAATCGCTTAGATATTAGCATGAATAATAGCCGTGAGGCTGAATTAAACCAAGCTGCCGCGGATTCTAGACTGCGAGACGCTGATATCGCTAAATCTGCAATGGAATTGCAGAAATTTCAAATCATGCAACAAACATATTTTTCTACGCAACGGATGAATATGGGCATAATGGCTTCTAGTATTGACTTGTTAAGGTAG
- the aepX gene encoding phosphoenolpyruvate mutase has protein sequence MKKTTQLKNLIQSRDLQFIMEAHNGLSAKIVEEAGFKGIWGSGLSISASLGVRDNNEASWTQVLDVLEFMSDATSIPILLDGDTGYGNFNNMRRLVKKLEQRNIAGVCIEDKLFPKTNSFIGGEAQPLADIEEFCGKIQAAKESQTDDDFMVVARVEAFIAGWGLDEALRRAEAYRLAGADAILMHSKKSDPSDIEAFMKEWGNRHPVVIVPTKYYSTPTEYFKELGINLVIWANHNIRSSITAMQNTTKQVFNDESLINVEGNIASVSEVFRIQGADELKEAEKKYLPTNNKDISAVILAASQGEQFGELTKDKPKSMLLVNGKPILATQIEQLNQVGIKRISVVRGFAKEKISFANVNMIDNEQYDESKELYSLYLALNRVNGDTLITYGDIIYKSYILNELLNDPNDITIIVDSDYEQSGSFHDYVTADQPYCRKQFNQAVKFQQMSTDIPKEKICGEFIGLWKVSKEGAKHVQDAFTKLSKEYDIKTLRLQDLFNEIAKEHTVAIKYIRGSWLDIDDIIDLQKAGEL, from the coding sequence TTGAAAAAGACAACACAATTAAAGAACTTAATTCAATCAAGGGATTTACAATTTATCATGGAAGCCCATAATGGTCTTTCAGCAAAAATTGTTGAAGAAGCTGGATTCAAAGGGATTTGGGGTAGTGGCCTGTCTATTTCTGCTTCCTTAGGGGTTCGAGACAATAACGAAGCTTCGTGGACACAGGTTTTAGATGTACTGGAATTTATGAGTGATGCGACATCGATTCCTATTTTGTTAGACGGAGATACAGGATACGGGAATTTTAATAATATGCGAAGACTAGTAAAAAAGTTAGAACAACGTAATATTGCTGGAGTGTGTATTGAGGACAAGCTGTTTCCAAAAACGAACTCGTTTATTGGTGGTGAAGCACAACCACTAGCGGATATTGAGGAGTTCTGTGGTAAAATACAAGCTGCTAAAGAGTCACAAACAGACGACGATTTCATGGTTGTAGCTCGTGTAGAGGCATTCATTGCAGGTTGGGGTTTAGATGAGGCATTGAGACGTGCTGAAGCCTATAGATTAGCGGGCGCTGATGCAATTTTAATGCATAGCAAGAAGTCTGATCCGTCTGACATTGAGGCTTTTATGAAAGAATGGGGAAATAGACACCCAGTTGTGATTGTTCCGACTAAATATTATTCGACTCCAACAGAGTATTTTAAAGAACTTGGAATCAACTTAGTTATTTGGGCAAATCACAATATTCGCTCTTCAATAACAGCAATGCAAAATACAACCAAGCAAGTATTTAATGATGAAAGTCTAATAAACGTTGAAGGCAATATTGCATCAGTTAGTGAAGTGTTTAGAATTCAAGGGGCAGACGAGCTTAAAGAAGCAGAGAAAAAATACCTTCCAACTAATAACAAGGATATTAGTGCAGTTATTTTAGCGGCTTCACAAGGTGAGCAATTTGGTGAACTGACAAAAGATAAACCTAAATCAATGCTATTAGTAAACGGCAAACCAATTTTAGCAACACAGATAGAACAATTAAACCAAGTTGGGATTAAGCGGATTTCTGTAGTGAGAGGATTTGCTAAAGAGAAAATTTCTTTTGCAAATGTTAATATGATAGACAATGAACAATATGATGAATCTAAGGAATTATATTCATTGTATTTAGCATTGAATCGTGTAAACGGCGATACATTGATTACCTATGGCGATATTATTTATAAGAGTTATATTTTGAATGAACTACTTAATGATCCGAACGATATTACGATTATTGTAGACTCAGACTACGAACAATCGGGGAGTTTCCATGATTACGTAACGGCTGATCAACCATATTGCAGGAAACAATTTAATCAGGCTGTAAAGTTTCAGCAAATGTCCACAGATATACCTAAAGAAAAAATATGCGGTGAATTCATTGGACTTTGGAAAGTATCTAAAGAAGGTGCTAAACATGTGCAGGATGCATTTACTAAGCTTTCTAAAGAATATGATATTAAAACACTTCGCCTACAAGATTTATTTAATGAGATAGCAAAAGAACATACAGTCGCTATAAAATACATTAGAGGATCTTGGTTAGATATTGATGATATTATTGACTTACAAAAGGCTGGTGAGCTATAG
- a CDS encoding NTP transferase domain-containing protein encodes MVNKAVIVAAGLSSRLYPLTLDTPKGLLKINDETLLLRSIRLIKNLGISEVAVVIGYQSETMIQALEGEAIVIVNPFYQHCNNMGSLWFAKNFVSNQPFLYMHGDIIYDEIILQSSHCEFLRNPYDLHLVTDFTEADEEAMKVKITPENFLVESNKQLSKQDSAGEWTGIAFINNSEAVFAYIEEALLAGNLNVYDTYAFTNMAGDGYKLYCSATNHLQWIEVDFLTDYEKAKRMFTL; translated from the coding sequence ATGGTGAATAAAGCTGTAATTGTAGCTGCAGGTCTTTCAAGTAGGCTATATCCTTTAACACTAGATACTCCAAAAGGGTTACTAAAAATTAATGACGAGACTTTATTGTTACGATCTATTCGACTAATTAAAAATCTTGGTATCTCTGAGGTAGCCGTAGTTATTGGATATCAAAGTGAAACAATGATACAGGCATTAGAGGGCGAGGCAATTGTTATTGTCAATCCATTTTATCAGCATTGCAATAATATGGGTTCCTTATGGTTTGCTAAAAACTTTGTAAGTAACCAACCGTTTTTATATATGCACGGCGATATCATTTATGATGAAATAATTTTACAAAGTTCACATTGCGAGTTCCTAAGAAATCCATATGACTTACACTTAGTGACTGACTTTACTGAAGCTGACGAAGAAGCTATGAAAGTCAAAATAACTCCAGAAAATTTTCTCGTAGAATCTAACAAACAGTTATCTAAACAAGATAGTGCAGGTGAGTGGACGGGGATAGCATTCATAAATAACTCTGAAGCTGTGTTTGCATATATTGAAGAAGCTTTGTTAGCTGGGAATTTAAATGTATATGATACATACGCATTTACTAACATGGCTGGAGATGGGTACAAGTTATATTGTTCAGCCACTAATCATTTGCAGTGGATAGAAGTAGATTTTTTAACCGATTATGAAAAAGCAAAAAGGATGTTTACTCTATGA
- the aepY gene encoding phosphonopyruvate decarboxylase, whose protein sequence is MLSTKNFVQQLKCIGFTFFSGVPCSFFKDFINYAINECEYIMAANEGDAVATCAGAYLGGRKSVFLCQNSGLTNALSPLTSLNHTFEIPVLGFVSLRGEVGIPDEPQHELLGQVTGDMLNTARIAWEYLSDDWDEALKQIKRANEFIRTNKSFFFIVKKGTFDSVPLNEQSLNITRNKTIRKRETDDQQPKRLEALDIINRLKDNNTGIFTTTGMTGRELFEIEDAPNNLYMVGSMGCVSALALGAALVQQDKKFIAIDGDAAFLMRMGSIATNAYYNPPNLFHLLLDNHAHESTGCQQTVSQNIDFVSIAASVGYDKALYIHNLNELSEAISEWNEKQKLTFAYMKISTGTKKDLGRPKVSPPQVKERFVNFLRGETHGE, encoded by the coding sequence ATGTTATCTACTAAGAATTTTGTTCAACAATTAAAATGCATTGGTTTTACATTTTTTAGTGGAGTTCCCTGTTCTTTTTTTAAGGATTTTATTAATTACGCTATAAATGAATGTGAATATATTATGGCTGCAAATGAAGGAGATGCAGTTGCGACTTGTGCTGGTGCTTATTTGGGTGGGCGCAAGTCTGTTTTTTTATGTCAAAATTCTGGGTTAACCAACGCACTTTCCCCGCTAACATCTCTAAATCATACATTTGAGATACCAGTACTTGGATTTGTTAGTCTGCGCGGAGAAGTGGGTATTCCTGATGAACCACAGCATGAATTATTGGGACAAGTTACAGGTGACATGCTTAATACGGCAAGAATTGCTTGGGAGTATTTATCGGATGATTGGGATGAGGCATTAAAGCAAATCAAAAGAGCAAACGAATTTATTAGAACAAATAAATCATTCTTCTTTATTGTAAAAAAAGGCACCTTTGATTCCGTTCCATTAAACGAGCAGTCACTTAATATAACACGAAATAAGACGATTAGAAAACGTGAAACAGATGATCAACAACCAAAACGACTGGAAGCATTAGATATAATTAATCGCCTAAAAGATAACAACACTGGTATATTTACAACTACAGGAATGACTGGTCGGGAACTTTTTGAAATTGAAGATGCGCCGAACAACTTATATATGGTAGGGTCTATGGGTTGTGTCAGTGCTTTAGCACTTGGAGCAGCATTAGTGCAGCAAGATAAAAAATTTATTGCTATTGATGGGGATGCAGCTTTTTTAATGCGAATGGGTTCTATAGCTACGAACGCATACTACAATCCTCCGAATTTATTTCATCTGTTATTAGATAACCATGCCCATGAGTCAACGGGGTGTCAACAGACGGTTTCTCAAAATATAGACTTTGTTTCAATAGCTGCTTCAGTAGGTTATGATAAAGCACTTTACATACACAATCTAAATGAATTATCTGAAGCTATAAGTGAATGGAATGAGAAGCAAAAACTAACGTTTGCTTATATGAAAATATCTACTGGGACAAAAAAGGACTTAGGAAGACCTAAAGTATCACCTCCACAAGTGAAAGAACGTTTTGTGAATTTTTTAAGGGGAGAGACACATGGTGAATAA